Sequence from the Pyrobaculum neutrophilum V24Sta genome:
TTGAGGATCTGCTGGAGGGCGGCCGGCGCAAGAATACGCCTATACCTGTTGTATATCTCGTTATACGTGCCCCTTAGGTCTACGCCCTGCTTTGCGAAGAACTGCCGCCTCCTTAGGTAGTTCACCTCGTTCCAGGCCTTGGCCGCTGTATTCGCCAGGCGGTGTAGTTTCCTCTCCTGCGGAGTCGTGGGGAGAAGGCGCAGGCGGACCGTCCGCGTGGGGGGCATTTGGGCGGGGTGTCCCCCCGCCGGGGCCATCTTGCGCTTGAGTTCGCCCCCCGCGCGGCGTCCGCCCCTCCCTCTCCTTTCCTCGGCCCTCTTCACCAGCTCAGCCATGAAAAATATGGCTTAAATTCACCCCGCCCTGAAGAGCGGGGCTTTCGGTTGTAACTGGCGTCGTGGCGTTGATACAGGCGGTTAGGGCGGCGTACGGCCTTAGGCCTCTGACGCCGGGCGAGGTGTACCAAGTGTTGACCTCCACCGCCAGGGACATAGGCCCGCCCGGCTTCGACGTCTACAGCGGCTACGGGCTTGTCGACGCGTATGCGGCTGTCGCCGCCGCGTTGAAGATCCAGTAACCATAAATCTTTTTATATAGACTCGGGGCGTCCTCCATGCCAACGTGGACTGAGTATATATTCCAGAGGAAGTTGGGGCGTGCGCCGTCTCCTGGCGACGTGGTGGAGGTTGTGCCAGACCTCGTGGGGTTCCACGATCTGACGGGGTACCACGTGTTGGAGGTGCTGGAGAGCATGGGCAAGGTGGAGGTTTTTGACAAGGGGAGGGTGGTGGTGGCGTTTGACCACCTGTCTCCTCCGCCGACGCAGAGAGCCGCCGAGATTATGGTCTACATAAGGAAGCACGTCAAAGCGCTGGGTCTTCCCAACTTCTACGACGTGGGAGGCGGCATCCTTCACCAGATAATCCTGGAGAAGTACGCGATGCCTGAGTACGTGATATTCGCCGCGGATTCGCACACAAACACGGCGGGGGCGGTGGGGGCCTTCGCCCACGGCATGGGGGCCACCGACATAGCGGCCGCCTTGAAGCTCGGCAGAACTTGGGTGGTGGTGCCGGCGCCGTTTAGGGTAGACGTGAGGGGGGAGTTTCCGCCGGGGGTCATGGGGAAGGACGTGGCCCTCCACCTCCTTAAGCAGTTCGGGGCGGAGGGCTTCAACGGCTACTCGGTGGAGGTCTTCGTCGAAAGGCCCAAGGCCTTCCCGATGGACGACAGAGCCACCGTTGCCAACATGTCTACCGAGATGGGGGCGGACGCCCTGATGTTTATCCCAGACGAAGTGACGGCCGACTATCTACAGCGCGAGAGAGGGGTCTCCTACAAGCCGCCGAGTTTAGAGCCGGGCAGATACGTGGATAGGTACGAGGTGGAGCTCCAGAGGTTGGAGCCGCTGGTCGCGGCGCCCTACAGCGTCGACAACGTAAAAGCGGCGAGGGAGGTCGAGGGGGTCGAGGTAGACCAGGTATTCATAGGGTCGTGCACCAACGGGAGGCTGAGCGACTTTGAGGTAGCCGCCAGAGTTCTAAAGAGGGGCAGGGCGAAGGCCAGGTGTATCGCGATACCCGCGAGCTACGCCGTGTTTAGACGCGCCATGGAGCTCGGCTACATAGACGTGTTGACGAAGGCCGGTTGCGTTGTAACCTACGGCACATGTGGGCCGTGTCTAGGGGGCCACTTCGGCGTGGCGGGGCCGGGCGAGGTGGTTGTGACCACGAGCAACCGCAACTTCAAGGGCAGGGTGGGGCACCCGGACTCCAAGGTCTACCTGGCCAACCCTGCCACGGCCGCCGCCGCCGCTCTCGAGGGCAAGATAGTGGACCCCCGCCCCTACCTAGCCCCTTAGGAGGTAGGCGAAAACGGCCTTGGCGGTGTGCATCCTATTTTCGGCTTGATCCCACACGGCCGACTGAGGGCCGTCGATTACGTCGTCTGTCACCTCCTCCCCCCGGTGGGCTGGGAGGCAGTGGAGGAAGACCGCCCTCGGGCCCGCCAGCTCCATCACCGTTCTGTTTACCTGATACGGTTTGAGGAGCCGTCTCCTCTCCTCCGCCTCTTTTTCAAAGCCCATGGAGACCCAGACGTCTGTATAGACGCCGTCTACCCCCGCCACCTCTTCGATGGACTCGGCGAAGTAGATGCGGCCGCCGGTCGTAGACAGATCTTGGGAGAGCTCGTCTATTATCTTGGTGTTCCACAGCGGCCGCGGCCCGATCAGCCTAACCTCCCAGCCGAGCTTGGCGCCGATTACCGCCAGGCTGGTCGCCACGTTGTTTGAGACATCTCCCACGAAGGCGATTTTCAGACCCCGGAGTCTACCCGCCCTCTCCCAGAGGGTTAGGGCGTCCGCCAGCGCTTGAAGCGGGTGGTGTTTGTCGGAAAGGGCGTTTATCACAGGTATGGAGCTGTACCTCGCCATCTCCTCAAGGGTCTCATGCCTGTACACCCTCGCCGCCACCGCGGCGGCGTACCTAGAGACGACTCTCATGGTGTCCGCGACCGTCTCCCCCCGCCCCAGCTGTAGCTCGTTCGGCGTGACGTAGACCGCCTGCATCCCCAGCTGAGCCGCCGCGGCGGCAAGCGAAAGCCTGGTCCTGGTGCTTGGCTTCTCGAAGTAGAGAAGCACTATCCTGCCGGCGAAGGTTTGGACGTAGCCGCCGCCCCCGTAGTTCTGCGTCTTGAAGTCCCGGGAAAGCAGGAGCATCTGCTCCACCTCGTGCGGTCTATACTCAAGCAACGTGAGCAGATGTCTCATACGGCAGGTTTTACACCACGTTATAAAGTTTCGCCGGGTGGGAGACGTCCCTAAAAGGAGGGCACCGGCGAGTGCGTCGCGACTACGGCCTTATTGTGACAGAGGCGCGTTGGTGGGCAACTCCTTGAGCACTAGGCTCGTGAGGGTGGAGTGGACTCCCTTCACCTCTCTTATGCTTTCGATTACTTGGTTTAGCTCCTCCGTGTTTTCGGCCACCACCTTCACGATTATGTCGTAGTCTCCCGTGACCTCCGCCACAGACACGACGTTTTTTATCGCTGCGACTCTACGGGCTACGGAGGTTGTGTAGACGTTGTTGGCTACCTTAAGCCACACGTAGGCCTCGATGTGCCTATTTACCCTCGCCCTATATGCCGTGTTGGTGATCTTCTCCAGTATCTCCAGAAGGTCGTCGTCTCTGAGCCTCCTCGCGTTTATACGCTTTACCTCCTCCACAAGCTTATCCACCACCTCGGGCGGCACCGAGATGCCCATGCGCTCGAGTCTGTACTGTATGGCCCTCCTCCCGCTGTATTTATCCAGAGAGAAGTCCCGGGTTCTGCCGACCACCTCCGGCGGTATGGGCTCATACGTCTCCGGGTTGGCGATTACGCCGGCTTGGTGGACACCTGCCTTGTGCGTGAAGACGTTTTCGCCGACTATGGGGAAAGTCGGCATGATGGTTATGCCGCTGGCCGCCTCCACCATGGCGGTTATCTCGGGGAGCTTCTCAAGTTTGATCAACTTCACGCCCTTGTGGTAGTAGTAGGCGGCTGCGAAGGCCTGTAGCGGGGTGATCCCAGCCCTCTCCCCAAGGCCGTTTACGGTGGTGTGAACCACGTCGGCCCCTCCTTCTACAGCCGCCAAGCTGTTGGCCACGGCCATCCCGAAGTCGTTGTGGGCGTGGATGTCCAGCTTCACCCCCGGCACAGCCGCCTTTATCTTCGCGAAGACCTCCCTGGCGCGATCCGGCGTGAAGACGCCGACGGTATCCGCTATGCTCACCCGGTCGGCGCCTGCTTGGTAGGCGGTCTTGACAACCTCGACTAGGTAGTCGAGGTCGGCCCGCGAGGCGTCTTCGGCTGTGAACCTCACGGACACACCGTGGGATTTCACCAGCGACACCATCTCCGCGATTATCTGGAGGGCCTCCTCCCTGGACTTCTTGTGCTTGTACTTGAGATGTATATCACTAACGCCGTAGAACACGGCGACGCGGTCCGGCTCAAGAGAGGCGGCCGTCTCCAGGTCCTGCTTTACGGCTCTGCTGTGTACCACGATGTCGCTCTTAATCTCGCCCTGCTTCTTAAGGCCGACGATCTTCTTAATCGCGGACTTTATATCGGGGGCGACGTTGGGATCCCCAACCTCCACCATGCCGACGCCGATGTCGGACAGAGCCTTCGCGATTCTAACACGCCACTCCTCGGAGAACACGACGCCGGGCGTCTGCTCGCCTTCTCTAAGGGTTGAGTCGAGGATTATCGGGTGGCCTCTTTCCCCGAACGCATGCCTCCCGCAACAGACCCGTATATAAGCTTTTAGGCGACGTGGAGACAAAGCTTATTTCTCCACATCTCCACACAGCCGTGCGCCTCTTCTGGTGCGAAGAGCTGAATCTTCCGGTGCTGGACCCCAGGGCGGCCGCGGATAGATGCGGGAGCTTCACGCCTGTATACATCACGGAGCCGGCGGACCCAAGGCCGGCTTTCCCGCAGGATATCGAATCGATAAGGCGGGCTGTCGCGTATGAGCTGGGGGACGAGGGGCTTGGGGCTGCGCTGATACCGAGTGACGAGGTTGTGTTGTTGAACAAGATCCCCGGCTACGCAGATCAGGCAGACGAGGTCGTGGTGAGGGGGAGGGTGGTGGGGCATAGGTTCTACGACGTCTTAGAGCGCCGGTGGAGGTTCAGGCCGCTGTACGAGGCGGTCTCCACGATCTTGAAGGAGAGGCGGGGCTACTGGGCCGTAGTGGATATGTCCGAGCTACCGGAGGGCTACGACATACATCCGGAGAGGGTGGTGGAGGGCAACCTCCCCACGGAGAAGTATAGACACGTGGCTATTTCCACAAGAGACGGCAGAGTGCACGGGGTCGCCAAGCTGTTTCGGGGCCGCCGGCTACATGTGGTGAAGTCGTGGAGGGCCCGCCCCCCGTTGCCGCCCGGCAGACCGTCCAGCTTAAGAGAGGCCGCTGAGCTAAACAGGGTACATATAGAAAGGCTGGCGGAGGAGGCCGTCCGCTTCGTCCGAGAGGTGGCTGAGAGGTACGGGAAGCCCGTGGTGGTGTCTTACTCAGGCGGCAAAGACAGCCTAGTGGCTCTTGACGTAGTGGCGAAAAGCGGCGTGAAGTTCAGCGTGTTTTTCAACGACACGGGGCTGGAGCCGCCGGAGACCTATGAAAACATAAAGAAGATCGAGGAGCGCTACGGCGTAGAGGTGGTCGTGGGGTCCGCCGGCGATAGGTTCTGGAAGGCTATAAAGCTCTTCGGGCCGCCGGCCAGGGACTACAGGTGGTGTTGTAAGGTCATAAAGCTGGGCCCCACCACGGAGGCCCTCAAGAGCCGGTTTCCCCAGGGCTACGTCAGCATCGTGGGCCAGAGAGGCGCCGAGTCGTTCCAGAGAGCTAAAACGCCTAGGGTATCGCGGAGCAAGTGGGTGGCCGGCTCCATAGTGGCGGCGCCTCTGCAGAGCTGGACAGCGCTTGAGGTGTGGCTCTACATCGTCCTCAACGGCCTCCCCTACAACCGCGCCTACGAGCGCGGCTTCGACAGACTCGGTTGCGTCGTGTGTCCAGCCAACGAGCTGGCGGAGCTGGACATGGTGGCCTCCAGCTACCCTGAGATATACAGCAGGATGGAGGTGGAGCTCAAGAGCCGCTTCTCCGACGAGGAGGTGAAGATGGGCTTGTGGAGGTGGCGCGGCAAGATACCCGGGGACATGGCCAGATGGGTCAAGAGGGAGAGGGGGGCCGAGCTACCAGTTAGGGTGAAAAAGACCGAAGGCGGCGTGGCGGTGGAGATGGACGCCGAGCCCGACCCACACACCCTGCCGGAGCTTCTGAAGATGCTGGACAAGGCCGCCGGCAGGAAGAGCCCAGTGAAGGTGGAGGGGGGAGGAGGCCTCTGGAGGATCTCGGCACAGGACCCCCGGCTTGCGCTGGACGCCGCCGCCCTCGTGGTGCGGGCCGCCATATGCGGCGACTGCGACCTATGCGTCCACTGGTGCCCCACGGGGGCGCTGAGGAGGACAGGCCCGGGGAGGAGGTTCGAGGTAGACGAGAAGAGGTGCGTCGGGTGCCTCCTCTGTAGCTCCGCGTGCCCCGCCGCCCAGTACCTAGTTTACAGGGCATGAAGCCCCGCCTCTACATATACGCGCCGTCCCACATAAGGCCCGTGGATGTGCCCGAGTTCGCCGCCGTCTGGGAAACGGCCGAGGTGGAGATAGAGGAGTTCCTAGACAGGTCAAGGGGCCAGTGTAGAGCAGACGAGGCCGTTAAGAAGCTGGCGCAGAGGGGCCAGAAACCCGCGGTGTACGTCCTAGACTGCGACGGCTACTACCCCGGCTTCAACTACGTGTTTGGGCTAGCGGCTCCTGAGCTGAAGACGGCCGTGGTCTTCACGGCGAGGTTGCGCCCAGCCCTCTTCGAGAGCAGGCTGGCTAAGGAAATAACCCACGAGGCCGGCCACCTCTACGGTCTCGGCCACTGCGTCAACCCCCGTTGCGTCATGTACTTCAACAGCATATACGACACCGACGCGAAGGGGGTGCACTTCTGCGAGACCTGCAGGAGAAAACTCCGGGGCTAGGGAGGCGCTATCTGCCGGCCACCTCTACGCCCAGCCGCTGAGCTATCTTGCCGTCTAGAGACCTCAGCAGATCTCTGTTGCCGACTAGGGTGTGGAAGTAGTTCGTAACTCCGTTTGCCCCCATGAGGAGCCTCAGCTCCTTTGTCAACGCCGTGATCACGTTTTCGAACTTCACCATCCTAGACCTCAGGTCGAGGTTTCGCACCCTCTGGTGGACGTGCTCAAATATGCCGAGGGGGCACACCAGGTCGGCCCCTAGAGCGGCCAGCTTGTATATATCCCCGCCGTTGTACAGCCTCCCCACCGCAACTATGTAGGTCCTGTCTCTCGTCCCCCGCCTCCTCAGCTGGAGATCCAGCCGAGCCACGGCCTCCTCCAGCAACCCGCCGCCTTTTGTCTCATCTATCACCACGACGCCGCCGTCCACCTCCGCGGCCTCTTGAGGCGCCACCACCGTAGCGCCCTCGTTTATACATCTGAAGCCGCGGCAGTCCCCGCCGTATATAGGCGCGCCGAGGGCCGCGGCTGCGTAGACAGCGGCCTCGTCTATAGCTGGGACAACCACAGGCGTGTAGTACCTCTCGCCGCCTATCCACACGTCCACCTCCAGCTCCTCCCTGTAGGGATCCACCGACGGGTGGGTCACCTGCGCCGCCTCTATGCGGAGGAGGTCCAGAGGCCTCCTGGCGGGGCTTGTGTACCCCGGCACCACGCCCCCCATCCCTATTATCGGCGGCCTCCCCTCCTCGTAGTACTCCCTCTGCACCACCGCCCTCGCCGTCCCGTCCAGCCAAGCCACGTCCCCCGGCTGGGCTAGGTCAAGGCCGAGGGTCTCGGCCACCTTCTCGTCTACGTTGTAGACCTCCAGGAGGTCCCTCCTACCCACCAGCTCCCTGAGGCTCGACATGCCGAGGGCGTAGAGGATGGCCTTGAGGCCTTTCCCAACCGCGGTGAGGTAGTTGGCGAGGAGCCGGCTCCCCCACTCGACGTCTAGGACTTTCCCAGAGCCTATCATGTTTGTCAAAGCCGTGGGGCAGCCGCCGGTGTGGCACGCGTGGCACAGTATACACCCCATGGCCATCAACGCCGCCGTTCCCATGTTGGCCATGTCTGCCCCCATGGCCACTATCTTCGCGACGTCCATCGGGCTGTACAACATGCCGCCGGCTATCATGATCAGCCCCCCGCGAGTCCCATCTCTCCTAAGCCACATGTCTACCACGGGCACGGCGTAGTCTATCGGTATGCCCAAGTGATCCCTCGCCACGATGGGCGTCGCCCCGGTCCCCGCCCCCGCCCCGTCTATGATTATGCCCTCCGCGGTGGATCTCCCAACCCCCACCGCCACGAAGTGTATCTTGTTGACGGCGGCCACCTTCACGAGGACGGGCTTCCCCGTGAGATCCCTAAGGGCTTTAACCCTCTGGGCCAGATCCTCGATGGAGTATATGTCGTGGTGCGGCGCTGGGGAAAGCGCCTCGCTCCCAACCGGTATCTTCCTAAGCTGGGCGATGATGTCGACCACCTTCCTCCCGGGCAGATGGCCGCCGATGCCGGGCTTGGCGCCCTGGCCGATCTTGATGTTCACCGCAAGCCCCGCCCTCAGCAGGGCCATGTCCATGCCAAAGCGGGCGGAGGCCCACTGCACCACGATATTGCGGTACTTCGCGATCTCCGGGTGGAGGCCTCCCTCCCCTATGCCGGCCACGGCCCCCACCTCGGTAACCGCCTTCGCGATAGCTATGTTGGGGTTCCCGCTCAACGCGCCGAAGGACATATCGCCGACGTAGATAGGTATCTCGAGGCGGGTTCCGAAGAAGTCGATGCCCGTATCTACGTCGAGTTTATCCGCCTTCGTCAAAGCCTCCTTGAGGTCCGACGGCCTTAGGTCCTTGAAGACGGCTCTGTCGAGGATTCTTCCAACCTTAGCCGGCGTGACCCCCTCCAAGGCCGGCTGCCCCGTCTCGGCCATCCGCCTAATCAGCCTAATTTTCTCCTCTTCCCAGAACTCGGGGACTAGGTGCTTCGCCGGCTCTATATATGTCCGCACCACTATATGTTGCACTCCGGCACTCTATTTTCCGAATATAAATTTACTCCCCCCGCGCGCGGCGGGCTACTCCTTCTGGAGCTCGGCCACTTTCACAACTGTGAAGACCTCCCTCTCGATCTTAACGTCCTCGTTAAACAGGGCGTTGAAACGCTGGACGTAGGGCCTCAAGGCGTTTACCTCCTCCTCTGTGAGCTCCCGAACCTCGACGCTGTGGTACATCGAGAATATCCTCCGGAAATGCGGATCCTCAGACGCCCTTTTCACATCTATGTCGACGCCGGCGGCCTTCAAAGCCTTGATGTAGCGCTCAAGCCTCTCGTGGTCTACTCCACCCCCGATCTTGTCCCTCTCAACCTCGCCTCTTATGTATATGGCGCCGCCGACCATCCCCGCCCCGATCCGACGCCCCACCTCCTCCTGCCAGGTGTGGCGGAGGACGAGTATCACGCCGCCGCCCATGTATTCGCCGAGGTAATCCCCGGCGGACCCCCCGATGACCAACACGCCGCCTCT
This genomic interval carries:
- the argF gene encoding ornithine carbamoyltransferase — translated: MRHLLTLLEYRPHEVEQMLLLSRDFKTQNYGGGGYVQTFAGRIVLLYFEKPSTRTRLSLAAAAAQLGMQAVYVTPNELQLGRGETVADTMRVVSRYAAAVAARVYRHETLEEMARYSSIPVINALSDKHHPLQALADALTLWERAGRLRGLKIAFVGDVSNNVATSLAVIGAKLGWEVRLIGPRPLWNTKIIDELSQDLSTTGGRIYFAESIEEVAGVDGVYTDVWVSMGFEKEAEERRRLLKPYQVNRTVMELAGPRAVFLHCLPAHRGEEVTDDVIDGPQSAVWDQAENRMHTAKAVFAYLLRG
- the lysS gene encoding homocitrate synthase — protein: MILDSTLREGEQTPGVVFSEEWRVRIAKALSDIGVGMVEVGDPNVAPDIKSAIKKIVGLKKQGEIKSDIVVHSRAVKQDLETAASLEPDRVAVFYGVSDIHLKYKHKKSREEALQIIAEMVSLVKSHGVSVRFTAEDASRADLDYLVEVVKTAYQAGADRVSIADTVGVFTPDRAREVFAKIKAAVPGVKLDIHAHNDFGMAVANSLAAVEGGADVVHTTVNGLGERAGITPLQAFAAAYYYHKGVKLIKLEKLPEITAMVEAASGITIMPTFPIVGENVFTHKAGVHQAGVIANPETYEPIPPEVVGRTRDFSLDKYSGRRAIQYRLERMGISVPPEVVDKLVEEVKRINARRLRDDDLLEILEKITNTAYRARVNRHIEAYVWLKVANNVYTTSVARRVAAIKNVVSVAEVTGDYDIIVKVVAENTEELNQVIESIREVKGVHSTLTSLVLKELPTNAPLSQ
- a CDS encoding phosphoadenosine phosphosulfate reductase family protein produces the protein MRLFWCEELNLPVLDPRAAADRCGSFTPVYITEPADPRPAFPQDIESIRRAVAYELGDEGLGAALIPSDEVVLLNKIPGYADQADEVVVRGRVVGHRFYDVLERRWRFRPLYEAVSTILKERRGYWAVVDMSELPEGYDIHPERVVEGNLPTEKYRHVAISTRDGRVHGVAKLFRGRRLHVVKSWRARPPLPPGRPSSLREAAELNRVHIERLAEEAVRFVREVAERYGKPVVVSYSGGKDSLVALDVVAKSGVKFSVFFNDTGLEPPETYENIKKIEERYGVEVVVGSAGDRFWKAIKLFGPPARDYRWCCKVIKLGPTTEALKSRFPQGYVSIVGQRGAESFQRAKTPRVSRSKWVAGSIVAAPLQSWTALEVWLYIVLNGLPYNRAYERGFDRLGCVVCPANELAELDMVASSYPEIYSRMEVELKSRFSDEEVKMGLWRWRGKIPGDMARWVKRERGAELPVRVKKTEGGVAVEMDAEPDPHTLPELLKMLDKAAGRKSPVKVEGGGGLWRISAQDPRLALDAAALVVRAAICGDCDLCVHWCPTGALRRTGPGRRFEVDEKRCVGCLLCSSACPAAQYLVYRA
- a CDS encoding 3-isopropylmalate dehydratase large subunit, whose amino-acid sequence is MPTWTEYIFQRKLGRAPSPGDVVEVVPDLVGFHDLTGYHVLEVLESMGKVEVFDKGRVVVAFDHLSPPPTQRAAEIMVYIRKHVKALGLPNFYDVGGGILHQIILEKYAMPEYVIFAADSHTNTAGAVGAFAHGMGATDIAAALKLGRTWVVVPAPFRVDVRGEFPPGVMGKDVALHLLKQFGAEGFNGYSVEVFVERPKAFPMDDRATVANMSTEMGADALMFIPDEVTADYLQRERGVSYKPPSLEPGRYVDRYEVELQRLEPLVAAPYSVDNVKAAREVEGVEVDQVFIGSCTNGRLSDFEVAARVLKRGRAKARCIAIPASYAVFRRAMELGYIDVLTKAGCVVTYGTCGPCLGGHFGVAGPGEVVVTTSNRNFKGRVGHPDSKVYLANPATAAAAALEGKIVDPRPYLAP
- a CDS encoding FMN-binding glutamate synthase family protein; this encodes MQHIVVRTYIEPAKHLVPEFWEEEKIRLIRRMAETGQPALEGVTPAKVGRILDRAVFKDLRPSDLKEALTKADKLDVDTGIDFFGTRLEIPIYVGDMSFGALSGNPNIAIAKAVTEVGAVAGIGEGGLHPEIAKYRNIVVQWASARFGMDMALLRAGLAVNIKIGQGAKPGIGGHLPGRKVVDIIAQLRKIPVGSEALSPAPHHDIYSIEDLAQRVKALRDLTGKPVLVKVAAVNKIHFVAVGVGRSTAEGIIIDGAGAGTGATPIVARDHLGIPIDYAVPVVDMWLRRDGTRGGLIMIAGGMLYSPMDVAKIVAMGADMANMGTAALMAMGCILCHACHTGGCPTALTNMIGSGKVLDVEWGSRLLANYLTAVGKGLKAILYALGMSSLRELVGRRDLLEVYNVDEKVAETLGLDLAQPGDVAWLDGTARAVVQREYYEEGRPPIIGMGGVVPGYTSPARRPLDLLRIEAAQVTHPSVDPYREELEVDVWIGGERYYTPVVVPAIDEAAVYAAAALGAPIYGGDCRGFRCINEGATVVAPQEAAEVDGGVVVIDETKGGGLLEEAVARLDLQLRRRGTRDRTYIVAVGRLYNGGDIYKLAALGADLVCPLGIFEHVHQRVRNLDLRSRMVKFENVITALTKELRLLMGANGVTNYFHTLVGNRDLLRSLDGKIAQRLGVEVAGR
- a CDS encoding archaemetzincin family Zn-dependent metalloprotease; this translates as MKPRLYIYAPSHIRPVDVPEFAAVWETAEVEIEEFLDRSRGQCRADEAVKKLAQRGQKPAVYVLDCDGYYPGFNYVFGLAAPELKTAVVFTARLRPALFESRLAKEITHEAGHLYGLGHCVNPRCVMYFNSIYDTDAKGVHFCETCRRKLRG